The Candidatus Omnitrophota bacterium genome has a window encoding:
- a CDS encoding LptF/LptG family permease, translated as MRILDKYTLKSAVLGYISILAIFIGLFFVIDTFSNLADILKSKIPFLMLVRYYLSMIPWIFKWVSPFALLISMLYTLGELNRGNEIAGMRSAGVSIMSLSLPLILFSIVVSSGAFYLQEKVLIKSQREVEEIKRNFIKKDLSGSSLERNFKFSSGGMIFFAREFSPSEKILTDVAIFQEDKEGDFIKEIICKTIYYKNEQWTATLVKENTFDRYGKSINSQNLDKKPIPLAENPQELLLKKSILLEFTPLNDLQREIDQLKKIGSQEKLKELIIHYNQKLVEPFSHFFLVIGILPFALEIKKRKVGLTSLGVGFIFIFIYYFISSFSVALGKSGIILPMISPWMAPLFFLTIGVTGLRLIR; from the coding sequence ATGCGCATTCTCGATAAATATACTTTAAAAAGTGCTGTTTTAGGATATATTTCTATCCTAGCCATATTTATCGGTCTTTTCTTTGTCATTGATACCTTCAGTAATCTTGCCGATATCCTAAAATCAAAAATACCATTTCTAATGCTCGTGCGTTATTATCTAAGTATGATTCCTTGGATCTTCAAATGGGTAAGCCCTTTTGCACTCCTGATCAGTATGCTTTATACCTTAGGGGAACTCAATCGGGGTAACGAAATTGCCGGAATGCGCTCAGCCGGAGTAAGCATTATGTCCCTGTCTTTGCCGCTGATTTTGTTTTCAATTGTTGTCTCCTCTGGCGCCTTCTACCTTCAAGAAAAAGTACTGATTAAATCTCAAAGAGAAGTTGAAGAAATTAAAAGAAACTTCATAAAAAAAGACCTCTCCGGATCTTCGCTTGAGCGAAACTTTAAGTTCTCCTCAGGTGGAATGATTTTCTTTGCCCGGGAATTTTCACCAAGTGAAAAAATCTTAACTGATGTTGCAATCTTTCAAGAAGACAAAGAAGGTGACTTTATAAAAGAAATAATCTGTAAAACTATCTACTATAAAAATGAACAGTGGACCGCTACATTAGTTAAAGAAAATACCTTTGACCGCTATGGTAAAAGCATCAACAGCCAAAACTTGGACAAAAAGCCTATTCCCTTAGCTGAAAACCCTCAGGAACTTCTACTTAAAAAAAGTATTCTCCTGGAATTCACTCCTCTCAATGATTTACAACGTGAAATAGATCAGTTAAAAAAAATCGGCTCACAAGAAAAACTAAAAGAATTAATCATTCACTATAACCAAAAATTAGTCGAGCCTTTCTCCCATTTCTTCTTAGTTATCGGAATTCTACCCTTTGCTCTAGAAATTAAAAAACGTAAGGTTGGCCTTACTTCCTTGGGGGTAGGGTTTATCTTTATCTTTATCTACTACTTTATCTCTTCATTTAGCGTTGCTTTAGGAAAATCAGGCATTATTCTGCCAATGATTAGCCCTTGGATGGCGCCACTATTCTTTTTAACTATCGGCGTAACCGGATTGCGCCTAATAAGGTAA
- a CDS encoding TatD family hydrolase produces the protein MLIDSHCHLNNLSEITRKEILDTSRNDFQYCFIDSSIDLNSSLASSRLSASCDHVYTSLGFHPLSGESFDHQTPKAYGNLIKNNDKVIAVGEIGLDYKATISTKKQEEIFKTFIKIAKDNNLPITIHNRINPLGDKLNEPQRVLDILDEFYQTYEMVIFHCFSHSVQILERIIKKMGFVSFSLNILRKSNKILRSLEKCPLENILFETDSPYMRIKDTNSTPLDIGKVYDRAAQIKGVARDELEKQVFLNARKAFSFNPGGK, from the coding sequence ATGCTGATTGATTCTCATTGTCACCTCAATAACCTTTCAGAAATAACCAGAAAAGAAATTCTGGATACTTCAAGAAATGACTTTCAATATTGCTTTATCGATTCGAGTATAGACCTGAATAGTTCTTTAGCTTCTAGTCGATTGTCGGCGAGTTGCGACCATGTCTATACATCATTAGGTTTTCATCCCTTATCGGGAGAGAGCTTTGATCATCAAACACCAAAAGCTTACGGAAATCTAATTAAAAATAATGATAAAGTTATTGCTGTCGGTGAAATCGGTCTTGACTACAAAGCGACTATATCAACCAAAAAACAGGAAGAAATTTTTAAGACTTTTATTAAAATTGCTAAAGATAATAATTTGCCGATAACTATACATAATCGTATTAATCCTTTAGGAGATAAGTTAAATGAGCCTCAACGGGTATTGGATATATTGGATGAATTTTATCAAACTTACGAAATGGTGATATTCCATTGTTTTTCTCATTCGGTCCAAATTTTAGAAAGAATTATTAAGAAGATGGGTTTTGTCTCTTTTTCTTTGAATATTTTGCGTAAGAGTAATAAAATACTTAGATCTTTAGAGAAATGCCCTTTAGAAAATATTTTGTTTGAGACCGATTCTCCTTATATGAGAATAAAAGATACCAATTCCACGCCTTTAGATATAGGTAAAGTCTACGATCGGGCAGCTCAAATAAAAGGTGTGGCGAGGGATGAATTAGAAAAACAAGTTTTTTTAAATGCCAGAAAGGCATTTTCATTTAACCCCGGAGGCAAATGA
- the metG gene encoding methionine--tRNA ligase, producing the protein MAEQKKSPLKKMSKFYLTTPIYYVNSEPHIGHAYTNIISDCTARYQRLKGNQVFFLTGTDEHGEKIKKAAEAQQQEVKVFIDNKAEIFRKLWEKLNISNDFFIRTTDDFHKQVVQVVVSKLIEKGDIYKAKYKGFYCTPCEGFWTPVQVKEAGGCPDCKREVQLIEEDNYFFKLSKYQDWLVSHLKNNPGFAQPKSRYNEVSAFLEKNKLEDLCISRPKKRLSWGVAFPGDDQYVIYVWFDALINYISGAGYSIDQEKFSRLWPAEIHFMAKDILRHHAIFWPIMLKALDLELPKVVFAHGWWKFEGEKMSKSRGNIVNPFDVIETLAISLSGSKEMAVDALRYFLLREVPIGSDGTFSWPALFNRTNSDLANDLGNLVYRTLNMAEKYFEGKVKPSKSSLPFEFKQSLGNLEARYSELMDSCAFSVALEEVFGFIRAMNKFIEDSKPWTLWKEKKVEELENFLYYLLEGIRISALYLSAAMPNAAKSIYSQLGLTQGEFSLASAKWGTQKEFKIKKEKPLFPRIDAD; encoded by the coding sequence ATGGCCGAACAGAAAAAATCACCTTTAAAGAAAATGAGTAAGTTTTATCTTACTACCCCTATTTATTATGTGAATTCCGAACCGCATATCGGCCACGCCTATACCAATATAATTTCTGATTGCACGGCTCGTTATCAACGCTTGAAAGGCAACCAGGTTTTCTTTTTGACTGGCACTGATGAACATGGCGAAAAAATAAAGAAGGCTGCTGAGGCTCAGCAACAAGAGGTTAAGGTTTTCATCGACAATAAGGCAGAGATATTCAGGAAGTTGTGGGAAAAACTAAATATTTCCAATGATTTTTTTATTCGGACCACTGATGATTTCCATAAACAAGTAGTTCAGGTGGTGGTTAGTAAATTAATTGAAAAGGGTGATATCTATAAGGCCAAATATAAGGGGTTTTATTGTACCCCTTGTGAAGGTTTTTGGACTCCGGTTCAAGTTAAGGAAGCTGGAGGTTGTCCGGACTGTAAGCGGGAGGTTCAGCTTATCGAAGAGGATAATTATTTCTTTAAACTTTCAAAATATCAGGATTGGTTAGTTAGTCATCTTAAAAATAATCCTGGTTTTGCGCAACCCAAGAGTCGTTATAATGAGGTATCAGCATTTTTAGAAAAGAATAAGTTGGAGGATTTGTGTATTTCCCGTCCTAAAAAGCGTTTAAGTTGGGGGGTTGCTTTTCCCGGTGACGATCAATATGTAATTTATGTCTGGTTTGATGCTTTAATTAATTATATTAGTGGAGCCGGTTACAGTATAGATCAGGAAAAATTCTCTCGACTTTGGCCAGCCGAGATTCATTTTATGGCTAAGGATATCCTACGCCACCATGCCATATTTTGGCCGATAATGCTAAAGGCTTTGGATCTTGAACTGCCTAAAGTTGTTTTTGCCCATGGTTGGTGGAAGTTTGAGGGTGAAAAAATGTCTAAATCAAGAGGGAACATCGTCAATCCTTTTGACGTTATCGAGACTTTAGCTATTTCACTCTCAGGAAGCAAAGAGATGGCCGTAGATGCTTTACGATACTTTTTGTTGCGCGAGGTACCAATAGGTTCTGACGGTACTTTTTCTTGGCCGGCTTTGTTTAATCGAACTAACTCTGATTTAGCTAATGATTTAGGTAATTTAGTCTATCGGACCTTAAATATGGCTGAAAAGTATTTTGAAGGTAAAGTTAAGCCCTCAAAGAGCAGTCTCCCTTTTGAGTTTAAGCAAAGTCTTGGTAACCTTGAGGCTAGGTATTCTGAGCTTATGGATAGTTGTGCTTTTTCAGTTGCCCTAGAGGAAGTTTTTGGTTTTATTAGAGCCATGAATAAGTTTATCGAAGACTCAAAGCCTTGGACTCTTTGGAAAGAGAAAAAGGTTGAAGAACTTGAAAACTTTTTATATTATCTTCTTGAAGGCATTCGTATATCAGCTTTGTATTTATCTGCGGCTATGCCGAATGCGGCTAAGTCGATTTATTCTCAGTTAGGGCTAACTCAGGGTGAATTTTCTTTAGCTTCAGCTAAATGGGGCACTCAGAAAGAATTCAAAATAAAAAAAGAAAAACCGCTTTTTCCACGCATTGATGCTGATTGA
- the alr gene encoding alanine racemase, with product MPNPKKIIRPLWIEVDLAALSSNFKAIKAYLEPKTKIIATIKQSAYGHGLVPVAKQLKKDGVDIFGVGSIEEALALREAGFDSPVIVLTAVLSNFCNLFLEHKVIPTIVDLEFAKKLNRLAKKMGRKVAVHVKVDTGMGRLGFHYKQADQFVRELAKLKNIILEGIYTHFPAADSDPGFTQYQIDAFNGFIEQLKTEGISFKYQHCANSIGLLRYSHTYFNMVRPGLILYGVKPQAEVDIGIKPVLSLKSRIVFIKQVKKGSGVSYGRTYIAKNNRNIATVAVGYADGYPWSLSNKSKVLIKGKFFELVGRVCMDHIMIDLKGRSDIKVGEEVILIGESKTKKILAEDLAELAQTIPYEIVSRLSERIPRIYKK from the coding sequence ATGCCAAATCCAAAAAAAATAATTCGTCCGCTTTGGATTGAAGTTGATTTAGCGGCTTTAAGTAGTAACTTTAAAGCAATCAAAGCTTACCTTGAGCCAAAAACTAAGATAATTGCAACTATCAAGCAGTCTGCCTATGGGCATGGTCTTGTTCCAGTAGCCAAACAGTTAAAAAAAGACGGCGTAGATATTTTTGGTGTTGGCAGTATTGAGGAAGCCCTGGCTTTGCGTGAGGCTGGTTTTGATTCCCCGGTGATTGTTTTAACGGCAGTCTTAAGTAATTTTTGTAATTTATTTTTAGAACACAAGGTTATTCCGACAATAGTCGATTTAGAATTTGCTAAAAAATTAAATCGTTTGGCTAAAAAGATGGGTCGTAAAGTAGCCGTTCATGTAAAGGTTGATACCGGGATGGGTCGTTTAGGGTTTCATTATAAACAAGCTGACCAATTTGTCAGGGAGTTAGCTAAACTTAAAAATATAATTCTTGAGGGTATTTATACCCATTTCCCGGCCGCTGACAGTGACCCTGGTTTTACTCAGTATCAGATAGATGCTTTTAATGGTTTTATCGAGCAGTTAAAAACCGAAGGTATATCATTTAAATATCAACATTGCGCTAACAGTATTGGGTTATTGCGTTACAGTCACACTTATTTTAATATGGTTCGTCCCGGGCTCATTCTTTATGGGGTTAAACCTCAGGCTGAGGTAGATATCGGAATTAAACCGGTATTAAGTTTAAAGTCAAGGATTGTCTTTATTAAACAGGTTAAAAAAGGCTCAGGAGTTAGTTACGGAAGAACCTACATAGCTAAGAATAACCGCAATATCGCTACGGTGGCGGTTGGCTACGCTGATGGTTATCCTTGGTCTTTGTCTAACAAGTCTAAAGTTTTAATTAAGGGTAAATTTTTCGAGTTAGTCGGTAGAGTTTGCATGGATCATATTATGATAGACTTAAAAGGTAGAAGCGATATTAAGGTTGGTGAAGAAGTAATTTTAATTGGTGAAAGCAAAACTAAGAAAATATTGGCTGAAGACTTAGCTGAACTGGCTCAAACTATTCCCTATGAAATTGTAAGTAGACTTTCCGAGAGAATACCTCGAATTTACAAGAAGTAG
- the tsaB gene encoding tRNA (adenosine(37)-N6)-threonylcarbamoyltransferase complex dimerization subunit type 1 TsaB, translating into MNLLVVDASSENISLAIKYKGKLVADFNRKKRFGASLLIQQIDRQLSKNKLSLKSMDAFVVGSGPGSFTGLRISFSVIKAFMLVTKKPTIEVGSSYSLAYALRNKSSKIAVISDARRGLIYGVCFKSRLGVLRKEAKEKLYKLEEFIKNKEDYLFCTYDKDLRDQVSNLNKKIGFYDKDLYPKARDLLLEAELCYNQGKFTTIDKLKPLYLHPKTCQIQKK; encoded by the coding sequence ATGAATTTATTAGTAGTTGATGCCAGTTCTGAGAATATCTCACTAGCTATAAAATATAAAGGAAAGCTAGTGGCTGATTTTAATCGAAAGAAACGCTTTGGGGCGTCTTTACTTATTCAGCAGATTGACAGGCAGTTAAGTAAGAATAAGCTAAGTCTAAAGTCAATGGATGCTTTTGTAGTTGGCAGTGGCCCAGGTTCTTTTACTGGCCTTCGGATATCCTTTAGCGTAATTAAAGCCTTTATGTTGGTAACTAAAAAACCGACTATCGAGGTGGGAAGTTCTTATTCTTTAGCTTATGCTTTGAGGAATAAGTCTAGCAAAATAGCGGTTATTTCCGATGCCCGGCGAGGTTTAATCTACGGAGTTTGTTTTAAGTCTAGATTGGGAGTTTTAAGGAAAGAGGCTAAAGAAAAACTTTACAAACTAGAGGAGTTTATCAAGAACAAAGAGGATTATCTTTTTTGTACCTATGATAAAGATCTAAGAGATCAGGTTTCCAATTTAAATAAAAAGATTGGGTTTTATGATAAAGATTTATACCCTAAGGCTCGGGATTTGCTACTTGAGGCTGAGCTGTGTTATAATCAAGGTAAGTTTACCACAATTGACAAGTTAAAGCCTTTATATCTACATCCAAAAACATGCCAAATCCAAAAAAAATAA
- a CDS encoding thiamine-phosphate kinase, whose product MKELAWIDYLRQIVPKSREVLIGIGDDCAQVKSRSDKLLLKSDLFIENIHFKLGKTGFKTIGLRAVARVLSDFAACGGVPKFIGISIGIPSYLKISDVKKILGAVLIQAKKYKFSLVGGDTAKSAKLFLDVWGLGVAPKFISRDGAKVGDYIFITGKLGTNRLNEPFEPRLKEAQYLAKNFRLNSMIDISDGFIVDLYRVLTLSKKGACLNKEAIPAVNGKADFYRGEDYELIFTVDKAEKKLKTLEKKFYCVGRVKSKQFGYKIEKNNKLYNLSPNGYLHF is encoded by the coding sequence ATGAAGGAATTAGCTTGGATTGATTACTTGAGACAAATAGTTCCCAAGAGCCGGGAAGTTTTAATCGGCATCGGCGATGACTGTGCTCAAGTTAAATCCAGAAGCGATAAGTTATTACTTAAGAGCGATTTATTTATTGAGAATATTCATTTTAAGTTAGGAAAGACAGGGTTTAAAACAATCGGTTTGCGGGCAGTAGCAAGAGTGCTTTCAGATTTTGCTGCTTGTGGAGGAGTTCCAAAATTTATCGGTATTTCAATAGGCATTCCCAGCTATTTAAAAATTAGCGACGTAAAGAAGATATTGGGAGCAGTTTTAATTCAGGCTAAGAAATATAAATTCTCTTTAGTTGGTGGTGATACTGCTAAAAGTGCAAAATTATTTTTAGATGTTTGGGGGTTAGGTGTAGCCCCTAAATTTATCTCAAGAGACGGCGCAAAGGTTGGAGATTATATTTTTATTACTGGAAAGTTAGGTACAAATAGGTTAAATGAGCCTTTTGAGCCAAGGCTTAAGGAGGCCCAATATTTAGCTAAGAATTTTAGATTAAATTCGATGATCGATATATCCGATGGTTTTATTGTAGATCTTTATCGAGTTTTGACTTTAAGTAAAAAAGGTGCTTGTCTTAATAAAGAGGCTATACCTGCCGTCAACGGGAAAGCTGATTTTTATCGCGGAGAAGACTATGAATTGATTTTTACTGTAGATAAGGCTGAGAAGAAGCTTAAAACTTTGGAAAAGAAATTCTACTGTGTTGGTAGGGTGAAATCTAAGCAGTTTGGGTATAAAATTGAGAAAAACAATAAGTTATATAATTTATCGCCGAACGGTTACTTGCATTTTTAA
- a CDS encoding prepilin-type N-terminal cleavage/methylation domain-containing protein: MKKSFTLIELIVVIAIIAILAAIIAPNAFKAIEKAKVARVIADSRVLKTSVGALYADTGRKVMDGYTGTQMHLLPGQNPLDTNPLNITLHWAPATWPGWDGPYVEKTPGMHPWGGQYAFTCWQDYSDPVNGIEELVLEIDNYCYPYVEGVINPSTCRMPQSAAKKLDTMVDDDEDWPLNTGNVRGSAGGSMSDIHWILFWDYDDRYTP; encoded by the coding sequence ATGAAAAAATCATTCACTCTAATCGAACTTATCGTAGTCATTGCTATCATTGCTATCCTTGCAGCAATTATCGCTCCTAATGCCTTTAAGGCCATTGAAAAAGCCAAAGTTGCCAGAGTAATTGCTGATTCCAGAGTTCTTAAAACCTCAGTTGGTGCTCTTTATGCTGATACTGGACGTAAAGTTATGGATGGCTACACTGGTACGCAAATGCACTTGTTACCAGGTCAAAACCCTTTAGACACAAATCCTCTCAATATTACTCTGCATTGGGCACCAGCAACCTGGCCAGGCTGGGATGGACCTTATGTGGAAAAGACTCCCGGAATGCATCCTTGGGGAGGCCAATATGCTTTTACTTGTTGGCAAGATTATAGCGATCCGGTAAATGGCATAGAAGAATTAGTTTTAGAAATAGATAATTATTGTTATCCTTACGTTGAAGGCGTTATTAATCCTAGTACCTGTCGAATGCCACAGAGTGCTGCTAAAAAGTTAGACACTATGGTGGATGATGACGAAGATTGGCCGCTCAATACCGGTAATGTTCGCGGATCAGCCGGAGGGTCAATGTCTGATATTCACTGGATATTATTTTGGGATTATGACGATCGCTATACTCCATAA
- a CDS encoding prepilin-type N-terminal cleavage/methylation domain-containing protein has product MKKSFTLIELIVVIAIIAILAAIIAPNAFRAIEKAKVTRAIADIKATKTAILSHYADTAQWPLEEFPDDDPADGFVDETEWVPVYSSTLVNATSGATIRGWDGPYLDGSMVMHPWGGIYALYCYDLEADGAPYELSILISNHCFPTPGVFCAPKAEPLQKIDDTLDNGILTNGTFRIHPVVGNDEAFYIYHTGA; this is encoded by the coding sequence ATGAAAAAATCATTCACTCTAATCGAACTTATCGTAGTCATTGCTATCATTGCAATTCTAGCGGCAATCATTGCTCCTAATGCTTTCAGGGCTATTGAGAAGGCTAAAGTCACTCGGGCTATAGCTGATATTAAAGCTACCAAGACTGCTATCTTATCCCATTACGCTGATACCGCTCAATGGCCATTAGAAGAATTTCCCGACGATGACCCCGCCGATGGTTTCGTAGATGAAACAGAATGGGTACCGGTATATAGTTCTACTTTGGTTAATGCAACCTCTGGTGCAACGATTAGAGGTTGGGACGGTCCATACTTAGACGGTAGTATGGTCATGCATCCCTGGGGAGGAATTTATGCTCTTTATTGTTATGATCTCGAAGCAGATGGAGCTCCTTATGAGCTTAGTATTTTAATTTCTAACCATTGCTTTCCTACGCCAGGTGTTTTTTGTGCACCAAAAGCTGAACCATTACAGAAAATTGACGATACCCTTGATAATGGTATTCTAACTAATGGAACCTTTCGCATACATCCAGTTGTTGGCAATGATGAAGCATTTTATATCTATCACACCGGGGCTTAA
- a CDS encoding stage 0 sporulation family protein: protein MMKVALVRLREAGQLMTYKVTEDVSVHDYVIVEADRGLDYGEVIEVSEANLCPKSESKESSVKSIVRKLTPPDKKVIKANRQESKDAMRLCARKIREYKLAMKLVDAEYSFDKKKIVFYFTSEGRVDFRELVKELAKVFKIRIEMRQIGVRDEARLFGGVGPCGHSLCCIRFLKSFEPVSMKMAKAQKLPLSSGKISGICGRLMCCLFYEYKNYRELSKGLPKEGQTIDTEQGKGKVISVNVLKRLVCVQFEDGRTEKITFKENE, encoded by the coding sequence ATAATGAAAGTTGCTTTAGTACGGTTGCGCGAAGCTGGACAGCTGATGACTTATAAGGTTACCGAGGACGTCAGTGTTCATGATTATGTTATTGTTGAGGCCGATCGGGGACTTGATTATGGTGAGGTCATCGAAGTAAGTGAGGCCAACCTTTGTCCAAAAAGTGAGAGTAAGGAAAGTTCGGTCAAAAGTATTGTCCGAAAGCTAACTCCCCCAGACAAGAAGGTGATTAAAGCAAATAGGCAGGAATCCAAAGATGCGATGCGCTTATGTGCGCGTAAAATTAGAGAGTACAAATTAGCGATGAAGTTGGTTGACGCTGAGTATTCTTTCGATAAGAAAAAAATTGTTTTTTATTTTACTTCTGAAGGAAGAGTAGACTTTCGGGAACTAGTAAAAGAGTTAGCCAAAGTTTTTAAGATTAGAATAGAGATGCGGCAAATTGGCGTACGCGACGAAGCCAGGCTTTTTGGCGGCGTAGGACCTTGCGGTCACTCTCTTTGTTGTATCCGATTTTTGAAAAGTTTTGAGCCGGTAAGTATGAAGATGGCTAAGGCTCAGAAATTACCTTTAAGTAGTGGTAAAATTTCCGGTATTTGCGGAAGGTTAATGTGTTGTCTTTTTTATGAGTACAAGAATTATCGTGAATTATCTAAGGGATTACCTAAAGAGGGCCAAACTATCGATACTGAACAAGGAAAGGGTAAGGTAATTTCAGTAAATGTTTTAAAGCGGCTTGTCTGTGTTCAGTTTGAAGATGGCCGAACAGAAAAAATCACCTTTAAAGAAAATGAGTAA
- the mtnA gene encoding S-methyl-5-thioribose-1-phosphate isomerase gives MTSLRFKNNRLFYLDQTQLPLKELWRECRRLEDGFLAIKLLRVRGAPLIGVFAAYCVAIHLNNLSKSKDVFLRQFKKSLKDLEACRPTAVNLSWALNRLRKAANKVSGQSISVIKREVLNEAKAIHKQDVLLCKQMADCGLKLIKKGDQILTHCNTGFLATSGQGTALAVIYQAAKKYNNKIVVYADETRPLLQGSRLSAWELIKKKVPSYVICDNMAASLMAKGKIDKVFLGADRISANGDVANKIGTYNVAVIANYHKVPFYVVAPFSTFDLSLKSGASIPIEERKPDEVRKVVSKVYIAPKQAKVCNPAFDVTPSRLITAIVSDKGIIYPPFRKNIKKVLCR, from the coding sequence ATGACTTCGCTAAGATTTAAAAATAATCGTTTGTTTTATCTTGACCAGACTCAGCTGCCGCTAAAAGAGCTTTGGCGAGAGTGCCGGAGGCTAGAAGATGGCTTTTTGGCAATTAAACTCTTGCGAGTCAGAGGAGCTCCGTTGATTGGAGTCTTTGCGGCTTATTGTGTTGCAATTCATCTTAACAACCTTTCAAAGTCCAAAGATGTTTTTTTGAGGCAATTTAAAAAGTCTTTGAAAGATTTAGAGGCTTGTCGGCCGACAGCAGTTAATCTTTCCTGGGCCCTTAATCGCCTCAGGAAGGCAGCCAATAAGGTTAGCGGGCAAAGTATTTCAGTCATTAAAAGGGAAGTATTAAATGAGGCTAAGGCAATTCATAAACAGGATGTTTTGTTGTGTAAACAAATGGCTGATTGCGGTTTAAAGCTAATTAAAAAAGGTGATCAGATTCTAACTCATTGTAATACCGGATTTCTTGCTACTTCAGGACAAGGTACAGCCTTAGCGGTGATTTATCAGGCTGCGAAAAAGTATAATAATAAAATAGTTGTATATGCTGATGAGACTCGACCGCTACTACAAGGTTCACGCCTCAGCGCTTGGGAACTAATAAAGAAAAAAGTACCTTCTTATGTTATCTGCGATAACATGGCCGCTTCACTTATGGCTAAAGGCAAGATAGATAAAGTTTTCCTTGGGGCTGACCGCATTTCAGCCAACGGTGATGTAGCTAATAAAATTGGTACTTATAATGTTGCGGTTATTGCTAATTACCATAAAGTACCTTTCTATGTGGTTGCACCATTTTCTACTTTTGATTTATCATTAAAAAGCGGTGCTTCTATTCCGATTGAGGAACGAAAGCCTGATGAAGTACGTAAGGTGGTAAGCAAAGTTTATATAGCGCCAAAGCAGGCTAAAGTTTGTAATCCGGCCTTTGATGTAACTCCGAGTAGGCTGATTACAGCTATTGTTAGCGATAAAGGGATTATCTATCCGCCGTTTAGAAAGAATATTAAAAAGGTGTTGTGTCGATGA
- the tsaE gene encoding tRNA (adenosine(37)-N6)-threonylcarbamoyltransferase complex ATPase subunit type 1 TsaE, translating to MKFNLTLKLKSLSATETKHYGELFSKALSGRDLVVLVGALGGGKTTFTKGILKGLGYRGRVLSPSFTLVREYLTKKFKTYHVDLYRLDKNEALNLGLDDFIYSDNSLTLIEWGDRIDKELDKYIVVKFSYLAESSRQLLISTVGYNKQKIKAIKGLINK from the coding sequence ATGAAGTTTAATTTGACATTAAAGTTAAAGAGTTTATCGGCTACGGAAACTAAGCACTACGGTGAATTGTTTTCAAAGGCTTTGTCTGGTCGGGACCTGGTTGTATTAGTTGGAGCCTTGGGCGGCGGTAAAACTACCTTTACCAAGGGCATTCTTAAAGGTTTAGGTTATCGGGGTCGGGTTCTAAGCCCATCATTTACTTTAGTACGTGAGTATCTAACTAAAAAGTTTAAGACCTATCATGTTGATTTATATCGCTTGGATAAAAATGAGGCCTTAAACCTAGGGCTTGATGATTTTATCTATTCCGATAATAGTCTTACTTTGATTGAGTGGGGTGATAGGATAGATAAGGAATTGGATAAGTATATAGTGGTTAAGTTCTCATACTTAGCTGAAAGTTCAAGGCAGTTATTAATTTCAACGGTAGGTTATAATAAGCAGAAAATAAAAGCCATAAAAGGATTGATTAACAAATGA